Proteins from a single region of Runella sp. SP2:
- a CDS encoding efflux RND transporter periplasmic adaptor subunit, translating into MRVTLIFTSVIGLCISSCSTADSNQTTTQEKYPVIQPITIDTVYHTDYVSDINSVKNVEIRARVKGYIESIHVDEGKTVRKGQVLFRISNQEYKGDLLRATAVLKSAIAEAKTAELDLLNVKKLVDKNVVSKTEYDMAKAKLDALNARIEEAESQEQSAKLKLSFSEIKAPFDGIINRIPNKIGSLIDEGTLLTTISDNQEVYAYFNVSEKEYLEFAASNKQPDNRNQVSLILANSEEHPHKGFVETIEGEFDNATGSIAFRARFPNPERILKHGSSGKVRILRKVKNALVVPQKSTFEVQDKMYVYVVDNQNKVQMRNIVPKLRMPHLYVLESGISPSDKVIYEGLQDMRVGMSVQPEMKSLATILPQLAQQ; encoded by the coding sequence ATGAGAGTAACCCTAATTTTCACTTCGGTGATTGGGCTGTGCATTTCTAGCTGCTCGACCGCTGATTCTAACCAAACCACTACCCAAGAAAAGTACCCTGTTATTCAACCCATTACGATTGACACCGTCTATCATACGGATTATGTTTCGGACATCAACTCCGTTAAAAACGTTGAAATTCGTGCTCGGGTCAAGGGCTACATTGAAAGCATTCATGTCGATGAAGGAAAGACAGTACGAAAAGGTCAAGTGCTTTTCCGTATCAGTAATCAAGAATATAAAGGCGATTTATTACGCGCTACGGCCGTGCTAAAAAGCGCCATTGCTGAGGCCAAAACTGCTGAACTTGACCTACTAAACGTCAAGAAATTGGTGGATAAGAACGTTGTATCCAAAACTGAATACGACATGGCCAAAGCCAAACTCGATGCCCTCAATGCCCGCATCGAAGAGGCTGAATCGCAAGAGCAAAGCGCCAAACTCAAGCTGTCTTTTTCGGAAATAAAAGCACCTTTCGACGGCATCATCAACCGTATTCCCAACAAAATCGGAAGTTTGATTGACGAAGGAACGCTTCTAACGACCATCTCCGACAACCAAGAAGTATATGCTTATTTTAATGTTTCAGAAAAAGAATACCTCGAATTTGCGGCAAGTAACAAACAACCTGACAACCGTAATCAAGTATCGTTGATTCTGGCCAACAGCGAAGAGCATCCGCACAAAGGCTTCGTCGAAACCATTGAGGGTGAGTTTGATAACGCCACGGGAAGCATTGCGTTTCGGGCGCGTTTTCCTAACCCTGAACGTATTCTCAAACACGGTTCGAGCGGAAAAGTACGCATATTACGCAAAGTCAAAAATGCGCTTGTAGTTCCGCAAAAGTCAACGTTTGAGGTGCAAGATAAAATGTACGTTTATGTAGTGGACAACCAAAACAAAGTCCAGATGCGAAATATCGTGCCTAAACTCCGAATGCCGCACTTGTACGTGCTCGAATCGGGGATTAGTCCCAGCGACAAAGTCATCTACGAAGGGTTGCAAGACATGCGCGTAGGGATGTCGGTACAGCCTGAAATGAAGTCGTTGGCCACCATCCTTCCGCAATTGGCGCAGCAATAG